A single Paratractidigestivibacter faecalis DNA region contains:
- the def gene encoding peptide deformylase yields the protein MGLLDKIVLCPDERLFTECAPIEKIDDEVRTLAQDMLDVMYEADGCGLAGPQVGEMRQIVVIDVDYSGHSKRNPYVLINPKVIKADGDPRDFQEGCLSFPGISVNVTRPSHVIVQARNLDGDLMQYEAEGNLMAVCLQHEIDHLHGVTMVDHLTPSERTRALRDFEDALAAGARPGETEVED from the coding sequence ATGGGCCTTTTGGACAAGATCGTGCTCTGCCCCGACGAGCGCCTGTTCACCGAGTGCGCCCCCATCGAGAAGATCGACGACGAGGTGCGCACCCTGGCGCAGGACATGCTCGACGTCATGTACGAGGCCGACGGCTGTGGGCTGGCCGGCCCCCAGGTGGGCGAGATGCGCCAGATCGTGGTCATCGACGTGGACTACAGCGGCCACTCCAAGCGCAACCCCTATGTGCTCATCAACCCCAAGGTCATCAAGGCAGACGGTGACCCGCGCGACTTCCAGGAGGGGTGCCTGTCCTTCCCGGGCATCAGCGTCAACGTCACGCGCCCGAGCCACGTCATCGTCCAGGCCAGGAACCTCGACGGCGACCTCATGCAGTACGAGGCCGAGGGCAACCTCATGGCCGTCTGCCTGCAGCACGAGATCGACCACCTGCACGGCGTGACCATGGTGGACCACCTCACGCCCAGCGAGCGCACGCGCGCCCTGCGCGACTTCGAGGACGCCCTGGCCGCCGGCGCCCGCCCGGGTGAGACCGAGGTGGAGGACTAG